A window of Campylobacter pinnipediorum subsp. pinnipediorum contains these coding sequences:
- a CDS encoding ParB/RepB/Spo0J family partition protein, with translation MAKKTGLGGRDFGVVFSDVEAAYNKVFETDKSIVKQINISLISNNPYQPRKNFNKEALNELSESIKRHGLIQPIVVIQKDDGYMLIAGERRLRATKLLGEEKISAIIADIGSNNLRELALIENIQRENLNSIELALSYKELINEYKITQEALADILHKSRTQITNTMRLLTLLPSTQDLLIEEKLSQGHAKIIVGLSPENEKLIVDTIIGQKLNVRDTEKLVKKFKTKNTSTNKKQSVEFEHQNELIRLKKSLENFKIKTKIQNKKIILEFKDVSQIQVFLDKLE, from the coding sequence ATGGCAAAAAAAACAGGACTTGGCGGAAGAGATTTTGGTGTTGTATTTAGCGATGTTGAAGCCGCTTACAATAAAGTATTTGAAACCGATAAAAGTATAGTAAAACAGATAAATATCTCGCTTATATCAAATAACCCATATCAACCAAGAAAAAATTTCAACAAAGAAGCACTTAACGAACTTAGCGAAAGCATAAAAAGACATGGACTAATTCAACCAATAGTTGTTATCCAAAAAGATGATGGCTATATGCTTATAGCGGGGGAACGAAGACTTAGAGCAACAAAACTTCTTGGAGAAGAAAAAATTTCAGCAATTATAGCTGATATAGGCTCTAACAACCTAAGAGAACTTGCACTTATTGAAAACATACAAAGAGAAAACTTAAACTCAATAGAACTTGCACTTTCATACAAAGAACTAATAAATGAATATAAAATCACACAAGAAGCATTAGCGGATATCTTACATAAATCAAGAACACAAATAACAAACACAATGAGATTATTAACCTTGCTTCCTTCAACACAGGATTTGTTGATAGAAGAAAAACTTTCTCAAGGTCATGCTAAAATCATAGTTGGCTTAAGTCCTGAAAATGAAAAGCTTATAGTAGATACAATAATCGGTCAAAAACTAAATGTTAGAGATACTGAAAAATTAGTAAAAAAGTTCAAGACAAAAAATACGTCAACAAACAAAAAACAAAGTGTTGAGTTTGAACATCAAAACGAGTTAATAAGATTGAAAAAATCACTTGAAAATTTTAAAATAAAAACAAAAATTCAAAATAAAAAGATTATTTTAGAATTTAAAGATGTTTCACAAATTCAAGTATTTTTAGATAAATTAGAATAA
- a CDS encoding ParA family protein translates to MSEVITIANQKGGVGKTTTAVNLAASLAVAEKKVLLIDIDPQANATTGMGFNRSDYEFNIYHVLTGSKKLSEIVLKTQIPTLFLAPANIGLVGIEREFDDKSRDFKLVLKNKLDEIRSDYDFVIIDSPPALGSLTINALSASDSVIIPVQCEFYALEGLAMMLNTIKLVKSETNPKLNVKGFLPTMFSSQNNLAKDVVTNLKQHFKHKLFMCGLNPDDDLVVIPRNVKLAESPSFGKPVILYDIKSAGSLAYQNLAYSILE, encoded by the coding sequence ATGAGTGAAGTAATAACTATAGCAAACCAAAAAGGTGGAGTTGGTAAGACAACAACTGCTGTAAATTTAGCAGCTTCTTTAGCTGTAGCAGAAAAAAAAGTTCTGCTTATAGATATAGATCCACAAGCAAATGCTACAACTGGCATGGGTTTTAATAGAAGTGATTATGAGTTTAATATCTATCATGTCTTAACAGGATCAAAAAAATTATCAGAAATAGTGCTAAAAACACAGATACCAACTCTATTTTTAGCACCTGCAAATATAGGCTTAGTAGGAATAGAAAGAGAATTTGATGATAAAAGCAGGGATTTTAAACTTGTATTAAAAAACAAACTTGATGAGATAAGAAGCGATTATGATTTTGTTATAATAGACAGTCCACCAGCACTAGGAAGTCTAACTATAAATGCATTAAGTGCAAGCGATAGTGTTATCATACCTGTTCAGTGCGAATTTTATGCATTGGAAGGTCTTGCAATGATGTTAAATACAATCAAACTAGTAAAAAGCGAAACAAATCCAAAGCTTAACGTAAAAGGATTTTTGCCAACTATGTTTAGCTCTCAAAATAATCTAGCAAAAGATGTTGTAACAAATTTAAAGCAACACTTCAAACATAAGCTTTTTATGTGTGGACTAAACCCAGATGATGATTTGGTTGTAATCCCAAGAAATGTTAAACTAGCTGAAAGCCCTAGCTTTGGCAAACCTGTTATATTGTATGATATAAAATCAGCTGGTTCTTTGGCATATCAAAACTTAGCATATTCTATCTTGGAGTAA
- a CDS encoding biotin--[acetyl-CoA-carboxylase] ligase, which translates to MVVEFLDECESTHLHLVNLLKSNAIKPPHAISTKIQTNGVGSRGNSWLGYEGNLFLSVCVDKNSIPNDLNDASISIYFSMILKQYLKSFGSNVWVKWPNDFYINDRKIGGILSTKINDNYIISLGLNLVESPDNADILDINLTADSIVWGFCEQIDKMISWKHIFSKFKIEFEKSKKFITHIDRYSVDLSQATLCEDGAIFINNKKVYSLR; encoded by the coding sequence TTGGTAGTAGAATTTCTTGATGAATGTGAATCAACACATCTGCATTTAGTAAATTTGCTAAAATCAAATGCCATAAAACCGCCCCATGCTATATCAACCAAGATACAAACAAATGGTGTTGGTAGTCGTGGTAATAGTTGGCTTGGATATGAAGGCAATCTTTTTTTGTCTGTTTGTGTTGATAAAAACAGTATACCAAATGATTTAAATGATGCCTCAATATCTATATATTTTTCTATGATTTTAAAACAATATCTTAAATCATTTGGATCAAACGTATGGGTAAAATGGCCTAATGATTTTTATATAAACGATAGGAAAATAGGTGGAATTTTAAGCACAAAAATAAACGACAATTACATAATTAGCTTAGGATTAAATTTAGTCGAATCTCCAGACAATGCGGATATTTTAGATATAAATTTGACGGCAGATAGCATAGTATGGGGCTTTTGCGAGCAAATAGATAAAATGATTTCATGGAAGCATATTTTTAGCAAATTTAAGATAGAATTCGAAAAATCAAAAAAGTTCATAACACATATTGATAGATATAGTGTTGATCTGTCGCAAGCTACGCTTTGTGAAGATGGAGCTATTTTTATAAACAATAAAAAGGTGTATTCTTTAAGATGA
- the fmt gene encoding methionyl-tRNA formyltransferase, translated as MKIIFMGTPDYATEILRQILIEGIEVLAVFTNPDRPVGRKQILTPPSVKLFLQENGYKIDIFQPKNLRDEDTIKKIKELNPDFIVVAAYGKILPKDILQIAPCINLHASILPKYRGASPIQSALLAGEKQTGVTTMLMNEGLDTGDMLEFDCTTCEHKTSKELFDELAQTAGKLIISTLKNFNTLKHIKQDESNASYCKKITKQMGLVSFKDTTAEIYNKFRAFDPWPGIFLENGLKIIDLKPSNKKGNCEEIIDITEKSFFVATHDFSVEIFSIQEPGKKAVKAIDFINGKRLKVGSRIS; from the coding sequence ATGAAGATAATTTTTATGGGAACGCCTGATTATGCTACTGAGATTTTGCGTCAAATTTTAATTGAAGGCATAGAAGTATTAGCTGTTTTTACAAATCCAGATAGACCAGTAGGAAGAAAACAAATTTTAACACCGCCAAGTGTGAAGCTATTTTTACAAGAAAATGGATACAAAATAGATATTTTTCAACCAAAAAATTTAAGGGATGAGGATACAATAAAAAAAATAAAAGAATTAAATCCTGATTTTATAGTTGTTGCTGCTTATGGTAAAATTTTACCAAAAGATATTTTACAAATAGCCCCCTGTATAAACTTACATGCATCTATTTTACCAAAATATAGAGGTGCTAGCCCTATCCAATCAGCATTATTAGCCGGCGAAAAACAAACCGGAGTAACAACGATGCTTATGAATGAGGGGCTTGATACAGGCGATATGCTTGAGTTTGATTGTACAACCTGTGAGCACAAAACAAGTAAAGAGTTATTTGATGAATTAGCTCAAACGGCTGGAAAATTAATCATATCTACACTTAAAAATTTCAATACTTTAAAACATATCAAACAAGATGAAAGCAATGCAAGTTATTGTAAAAAAATCACAAAACAAATGGGGCTTGTTAGTTTTAAAGATACAACGGCTGAAATTTATAATAAATTTAGAGCTTTTGATCCTTGGCCTGGTATATTTTTAGAAAATGGATTAAAAATTATTGATTTAAAACCAAGTAATAAAAAGGGTAATTGCGAAGAAATAATTGATATAACCGAAAAAAGCTTTTTTGTTGCTACACATGATTTTTCGGTAGAAATTTTTAGCATACAAGAACCTGGTAAAAAGGCGGTTAAGGCTATAGATTTTATAAATGGAAAGAGGCTTAAAGTTGGTAGTAGAATTTCTTGA
- a CDS encoding F0F1 ATP synthase subunit C has translation MKKIVLLLLSLTAFAFAAGADGEMNNSMIRSASVLAAGIGLGLAALGGAIGMGNTAAATISGTARNPGVASKLMTTMFIALAMVEAQVIYALVITLIVLYGNPMLG, from the coding sequence ATGAAAAAAATCGTTTTATTACTTTTATCTCTCACTGCTTTTGCATTTGCTGCAGGCGCAGATGGTGAAATGAACAACTCAATGATTAGATCAGCTTCTGTTTTAGCTGCTGGTATAGGTCTTGGTCTTGCTGCTCTTGGCGGTGCTATAGGTATGGGAAATACCGCTGCTGCTACTATTAGTGGAACAGCTAGAAATCCTGGTGTTGCTAGTAAGCTTATGACAACCATGTTTATTGCTCTTGCTATGGTTGAAGCTCAGGTCATTTATGCATTGGTTATAACTCTTATTGTTCTATACGGCAACCCTATGCTTGGATAA
- a CDS encoding MFS transporter, producing the protein MLISEDSSFAPLKQKLFLVLWVATVVGNIGSFIRDVASSWLITDLSASPAAVSLIQAATTLPVFLLAIPAGVMSDILDRRKFLIAIQLLLASSSISLMFLSMTGLQSVATLVLFTFVGGIGAALMGPTWQTIVPELVQRKELKNAVALNSLGINIARAVGPAVGGVVLAQFGAYFAYGMDVISYVFVISALLWWKPQVKVKDELFENFGGAFRAGLRYAKSSKPLHAVLFRTIIYFIFVSAMWALLPLVARKLLSGTAGFYGILLASIGLGAIIGAIVLPRLRKRFDSDKLIVLSAVLSGIVMLGLSFAPPKFIAVIAVFFLGSAWIIALTTLNSVTQTILPNWVRGRSLAIYLTTFNGAMTAGSLIWGVVAQYIGISLTLVGAAILLVVANILASRKKLPLGEDDLSPAQHWEDPYTHSKIDLHRSPVLVQVEYLVKKSDQEEFLHKIKKLAEHRKKDGAYAWGIVQSTHDEEILLEWFFVENWAEHLRQHNRVSKVDAMLQAEINAYHQGEKPNIKHFVGMN; encoded by the coding sequence ATGTTAATATCAGAAGATAGTAGTTTTGCTCCGTTAAAGCAAAAATTATTTTTAGTTCTTTGGGTTGCTACTGTTGTTGGAAACATAGGAAGTTTTATAAGAGATGTTGCAAGTAGTTGGCTTATAACAGACCTGTCTGCTTCACCTGCGGCTGTTTCTTTAATACAAGCGGCTACAACATTACCTGTATTTTTACTTGCTATACCAGCTGGGGTTATGTCTGATATTTTAGATAGGCGTAAATTTCTAATAGCAATACAGCTTTTATTAGCTTCAAGTAGTATTAGCTTGATGTTTTTATCTATGACGGGACTTCAGTCTGTTGCTACTTTGGTTTTGTTTACTTTTGTTGGTGGTATAGGTGCTGCTTTAATGGGACCTACTTGGCAGACAATAGTTCCTGAATTAGTGCAACGCAAAGAGTTAAAAAACGCAGTCGCTTTAAATTCATTAGGGATAAATATAGCAAGGGCTGTTGGACCTGCTGTGGGCGGTGTTGTTTTAGCTCAGTTTGGTGCTTATTTTGCTTATGGAATGGATGTTATAAGCTATGTCTTTGTTATCTCTGCTTTACTTTGGTGGAAGCCACAAGTAAAAGTTAAAGATGAGCTTTTTGAAAACTTTGGCGGTGCTTTTAGAGCAGGTCTTAGATATGCAAAATCGAGCAAACCTTTGCATGCAGTTTTGTTTAGAACTATTATATATTTTATATTTGTTAGTGCTATGTGGGCTTTGCTTCCTTTAGTTGCTCGTAAGCTTTTATCAGGCACTGCCGGATTTTACGGAATACTTTTGGCTTCAATAGGTCTTGGTGCTATTATAGGCGCCATTGTTCTTCCAAGACTAAGAAAAAGGTTTGATTCTGACAAGTTAATAGTATTATCAGCTGTTTTAAGCGGCATTGTTATGCTTGGTTTGTCTTTTGCACCACCTAAATTTATAGCTGTAATTGCTGTATTTTTCTTAGGTTCAGCTTGGATTATAGCTTTAACAACTCTTAATAGTGTAACTCAAACCATATTGCCAAACTGGGTTCGTGGTCGCTCACTTGCCATATATCTTACTACCTTTAATGGCGCAATGACTGCTGGTAGTTTGATATGGGGTGTTGTTGCTCAGTATATTGGTATAAGCCTTACTTTGGTTGGGGCTGCTATTTTGCTAGTTGTAGCAAATATTTTAGCTAGTAGAAAAAAACTACCACTTGGAGAAGATGATTTAAGTCCAGCACAGCACTGGGAAGATCCATATACTCATTCTAAGATAGATTTACATCGTTCGCCTGTTTTAGTTCAAGTTGAGTATTTAGTAAAAAAATCAGACCAAGAAGAGTTTTTACATAAAATAAAAAAACTAGCAGAACATAGAAAAAAAGATGGTGCGTATGCTTGGGGGATAGTTCAAAGCACTCACGATGAGGAAATTTTGCTTGAATGGTTTTTTGTTGAAAATTGGGCAGAGCATTTAAGGCAGCACAATAGGGTTTCTAAGGTTGATGCTATGCTTCAAGCGGAAATTAATGCATATCATCAAGGAGAAAAACCTAACATAAAACATTTTGTAGGCATGAACTAA
- a CDS encoding amidohydrolase, whose amino-acid sequence MTKQIPDIIFYNGDITTLDKSNPKAQAVAIKDGKFISVGSNDDVLRLAGDLTKKVDLKGRGVLPGLFDNHTHVIRGGLNYNLELRWDGVRSLADAMAMLKAQVDITPAPQWVRVVGGFTEHQFVEKRLPTIEELNKIAPQTPVFILHLYDRAILNGAALRAVGYTKDTPNPPGGEIVRDSKGNPTGLFLAKPNATILYTSLAKGPKLPLDYQVNSTRHFMRELNRLGITGVIDAGGGFQNYPDDYEVIQKLSDENQLTVRIAYNLFTQKPKEEKEDFLRWTSSVKYKQGNDYFRHNGAGEMLVFSAADFEDFRQPRPEMGPEMEDDLEEVVRILAENKWPWRLHATYDETISRALDVFEKVNEDIPLEGINWFFDHAETISNKSIDRIAKLGGGVAFQHRMAYQGEYFIDRYGAKAAEATPPVKKMLESGVKTSAGTDATRVASYNPWVSLSWLVTGKTVGGVKMYPDSNLLDRETALRMWTEKVAWFSNEDGKRGRIEAGHFADFIVPSKDYFSVDDDEISFLTSHLTVVGGKVVFGDGDFIDLDENPLPPAMPDWSPTRKFKGFAAWGDPDGAGKNSLSLIRQQAMSSCGCGTSCGIHGHDHAQAWKSNIPTSDLKGFFGVLGCSCWMA is encoded by the coding sequence ATGACAAAACAGATTCCTGATATTATTTTTTACAATGGTGACATTACAACTCTTGATAAATCAAATCCAAAAGCACAAGCTGTTGCTATTAAAGATGGTAAATTTATAAGCGTTGGTTCTAATGATGATGTTTTAAGATTAGCAGGTGATTTAACAAAAAAGGTTGATTTAAAAGGACGCGGGGTTCTTCCCGGGTTGTTTGATAACCATACTCACGTTATTCGTGGTGGACTTAATTATAACCTTGAGCTTAGATGGGATGGAGTTAGAAGCTTGGCTGATGCTATGGCTATGCTAAAAGCACAAGTTGATATCACCCCAGCACCTCAATGGGTTCGTGTTGTTGGTGGATTTACAGAACACCAATTTGTTGAAAAAAGACTTCCAACAATAGAAGAATTAAATAAAATTGCACCTCAAACACCTGTTTTTATATTGCACCTTTATGACCGTGCTATATTAAATGGTGCCGCTTTAAGGGCTGTTGGATATACAAAAGATACTCCAAACCCTCCTGGTGGCGAAATAGTACGCGACAGTAAAGGAAATCCTACGGGCTTATTTTTAGCAAAACCAAATGCTACTATACTTTATACTTCTTTGGCAAAAGGACCAAAACTTCCCTTGGATTATCAAGTAAACTCAACTAGACACTTTATGCGTGAATTAAATCGCTTGGGTATAACGGGCGTTATAGATGCTGGTGGCGGTTTTCAAAACTATCCAGATGATTATGAGGTTATTCAAAAATTATCAGATGAAAATCAGCTAACAGTAAGAATAGCTTATAACTTGTTTACCCAAAAACCAAAAGAAGAAAAAGAAGACTTTTTAAGATGGACTTCATCTGTTAAATACAAGCAAGGAAATGATTATTTCCGCCACAATGGTGCTGGTGAAATGCTTGTCTTCTCGGCAGCAGACTTTGAGGATTTTCGTCAGCCTAGGCCTGAAATGGGACCTGAAATGGAGGATGATTTAGAAGAAGTTGTTAGAATTTTAGCTGAAAACAAATGGCCTTGGCGTTTACACGCAACCTATGATGAGACTATATCTCGTGCTTTAGATGTTTTTGAAAAGGTTAATGAAGACATTCCATTAGAAGGTATTAACTGGTTTTTTGACCATGCTGAGACAATATCTAATAAATCAATAGATAGAATAGCTAAACTCGGTGGAGGTGTTGCGTTCCAACACAGAATGGCATATCAAGGTGAATATTTTATAGATAGATACGGTGCAAAAGCAGCTGAGGCTACACCTCCTGTTAAAAAAATGCTTGAAAGTGGTGTAAAAACATCAGCTGGAACAGATGCTACACGGGTTGCTTCTTACAATCCTTGGGTTTCGTTATCTTGGCTTGTAACTGGTAAAACAGTTGGCGGTGTAAAAATGTATCCTGATAGCAACTTGCTTGATCGCGAAACAGCTCTTAGAATGTGGACTGAAAAGGTTGCTTGGTTCTCAAATGAAGATGGCAAACGAGGTAGGATAGAAGCTGGACATTTTGCTGATTTTATTGTTCCTAGCAAAGATTATTTTAGTGTAGATGACGATGAAATTTCATTTTTAACTTCTCATCTAACAGTAGTTGGCGGAAAGGTTGTTTTTGGTGATGGAGATTTTATAGATTTGGATGAAAATCCACTACCGCCAGCTATGCCTGATTGGTCTCCAACACGTAAATTTAAAGGATTTGCTGCTTGGGGCGACCCTGACGGTGCAGGTAAAAACTCACTTTCTCTTATACGTCAGCAAGCTATGTCTAGTTGTGGTTGCGGAACATCTTGCGGTATTCACGGCCACGACCATGCACAAGCTTGGAAGTCAAACATACCGACATCTGATTTAAAAGGATTTTTTGGTGTGCTTGGTTGTTCTTGTTGGATGGCATAA
- a CDS encoding XapX domain-containing protein codes for MKLYFFSLCVGLLVGVIYYILNVRSPAPPLVALIGLLGMLIGEQIIPVVKNFFSKDEIIKTNEQTNIPKKTNNQYIIDTQRDKNDKTDS; via the coding sequence ATGAAACTTTATTTTTTTAGCTTATGCGTCGGATTATTAGTAGGCGTTATTTATTATATTTTAAATGTCCGCTCCCCAGCCCCTCCATTAGTAGCCCTTATAGGACTTCTTGGTATGCTTATAGGCGAACAGATTATTCCGGTTGTAAAAAATTTTTTTTCCAAAGATGAAATTATAAAAACTAACGAACAAACTAATATCCCAAAAAAAACAAACAATCAATATATTATTGATACACAAAGGGATAAAAATGACAAAACAGATTCCTGA
- a CDS encoding hydrolase, whose product MYSNKKLLELLTPENSQLIIIDHQPQMAFGVQSMDRQVLKNNVVALAKGAKAFNIPTTITTVETESFSGHTYPELLQVFPHHKILERSSMNSWDDQNVRDTLAKNGRKKVVVAGLWTEVCNLGFALAAALEGGYEIYMVADASGGTSVEAHKYAMDRMTQAGIVPVTWQQVILEWQRDWARKDTYNAVMDIVREHSGAYGMGVDYAYTMVHKAPERVKHGERVGPNPAK is encoded by the coding sequence ATGTATTCAAACAAAAAACTTTTAGAACTTTTAACCCCTGAAAATAGCCAGCTTATAATTATAGATCATCAACCACAAATGGCGTTTGGTGTTCAATCTATGGATCGTCAAGTATTAAAAAACAATGTTGTTGCGCTTGCAAAAGGTGCTAAAGCATTTAATATCCCAACAACAATAACAACAGTTGAAACAGAAAGCTTTTCTGGTCACACTTATCCTGAATTATTACAAGTATTTCCTCATCACAAAATTCTTGAGCGTAGCTCAATGAACTCTTGGGATGACCAAAATGTTCGTGATACTTTGGCTAAAAACGGACGCAAAAAAGTAGTAGTAGCTGGATTATGGACAGAAGTTTGCAATCTAGGCTTTGCACTAGCTGCAGCGCTAGAAGGTGGCTATGAAATTTACATGGTAGCTGATGCTTCTGGTGGTACTTCTGTAGAAGCTCATAAATATGCTATGGATCGCATGACTCAAGCAGGTATCGTTCCTGTAACTTGGCAACAAGTTATTCTTGAATGGCAACGTGACTGGGCAAGAAAAGACACTTATAATGCAGTAATGGATATAGTAAGAGAGCATTCTGGTGCTTATGGTATGGGTGTTGATTATGCTTATACTATGGTACATAAAGCTCCTGAGCGTGTAAAACACGGCGAACGCGTTGGACCAAACCCTGCAAAATAA
- the pssA gene encoding CDP-diacylglycerol--serine O-phosphatidyltransferase, which translates to MNELKKIQLMYVLPNLFTAASAFTGVVSIISSINGQYSKAILYIFLSLIFDGLDGRVARLTKTTSKFGVEFDSLADLVAFGVAPSILFYLTIGHQFGRFGALISAIFVVFGAIRLARFNVTTGTYEPNVFIGLPIPTAAIVSVVWVGFYIEYDFLNGFELVFMFFKAILGMLMVSNIRYPSFKKINLKQMHVLRTLIGLVVTFSMLYLYPLESSMIITSAYVLYGLARAGIMYSKNLKKESK; encoded by the coding sequence ATGAATGAATTAAAAAAAATACAGCTTATGTATGTCTTACCAAATTTATTTACAGCAGCTAGTGCTTTTACTGGTGTTGTTAGTATAATTTCATCTATCAATGGACAATATTCCAAGGCTATATTGTATATATTTTTGTCTTTGATTTTTGATGGATTAGATGGTCGTGTAGCAAGACTTACCAAAACTACTAGTAAATTTGGTGTTGAATTTGATAGCTTAGCTGATTTGGTTGCTTTTGGTGTTGCTCCAAGTATTCTTTTTTATCTCACTATTGGGCATCAATTTGGTAGATTTGGGGCTTTAATTAGTGCTATTTTTGTTGTTTTTGGTGCTATAAGATTGGCTCGTTTTAATGTAACAACCGGAACTTATGAACCAAATGTTTTTATAGGATTACCTATACCTACTGCGGCTATAGTTTCTGTGGTGTGGGTAGGATTTTATATAGAGTATGATTTTTTAAATGGATTTGAATTGGTTTTTATGTTTTTTAAAGCTATTTTGGGTATGTTGATGGTAAGCAACATTCGTTATCCTAGTTTTAAAAAGATAAATTTAAAACAGATGCATGTTTTAAGAACATTGATTGGACTTGTTGTTACCTTTTCTATGTTGTATTTATATCCATTAGAAAGTTCTATGATTATAACAAGCGCTTATGTGTTATATGGTTTGGCAAGAGCTGGCATAATGTATAGCAAAAATTTAAAAAAGGAGAGTAAATGA
- the ftsH gene encoding ATP-dependent zinc metalloprotease FtsH: MNNKKQNNNDNGNFFNKNPIFIFAIFSIVIILIFRSLTGDSMMGSIGSNAQTKNIAYSDFKDMVKGKQITQVAISDSTIKAVSNDRYVYIVKRVSDPTLIPMLEQNGVEFGAYSDTNWFSELLFSWVLPVFIFFGIWMFLASRMQKNMGGGILGIGSAKKLINSEKPKTTFNDVAGVEEAKEEVEEIVDYLKNPDKYLRLGAKIPKGILLVGPPGTGKTLLARAVAGEANVPFFSMSASSFIEMFVGVGASRVRDLFENAKKESPAIVFIDEIDAIGKSRNSSPMGGNDEREQTLNQLLSEMDGFDADKAPVIVIAATNRPEVLDAALLRPGRFDRQVLVDKPDFKGRIDILKVHMKDVKVSDDVNLEEIGRLTTGLAGADLQNIINEAALLAGRNSKKVVEQNDLVEAVERSIAGLEKKSRRVNPKEKKIVTYHESGHALIAEVTKGAKKVSKVSVIPRGLAALGYTLNTPEENKFMMQKHELLAEVDVLLAGRAAEEIFIKEISTGASNDLERATDILKAMISMYGMSDVAGLMVLEKQRNNFLGGQSIKDYSDKMAEKVDEFVKNMLDTRYAEVLQTLKTYSGAIEDMVKALYEEETISGEKVREIIANYEEVNNMPTRLDNSKDDFSDNKA; the protein is encoded by the coding sequence ATGAATAATAAAAAACAAAATAATAACGATAACGGCAATTTCTTTAATAAGAATCCAATTTTTATTTTTGCTATTTTTTCTATTGTGATTATATTGATTTTCAGAAGTTTAACTGGAGACAGCATGATGGGCTCTATTGGCTCTAATGCTCAAACGAAAAATATAGCATATTCTGATTTTAAAGATATGGTTAAAGGTAAACAAATAACACAAGTAGCTATATCAGATAGCACAATTAAAGCAGTATCAAATGATAGATATGTTTATATAGTAAAAAGAGTTTCTGACCCAACATTGATACCTATGCTTGAGCAAAATGGTGTTGAGTTTGGAGCATATAGTGATACGAATTGGTTTAGTGAGTTACTTTTTTCTTGGGTTCTTCCTGTTTTTATATTTTTTGGAATTTGGATGTTTTTGGCTAGTAGAATGCAAAAAAATATGGGCGGAGGAATTTTAGGCATAGGAAGCGCCAAAAAGCTTATAAACTCTGAAAAACCAAAAACTACATTTAATGATGTTGCAGGTGTAGAAGAAGCAAAAGAAGAGGTTGAGGAGATTGTTGATTATCTTAAAAATCCAGATAAATATCTTCGTCTAGGTGCAAAAATACCAAAAGGCATTTTGTTGGTTGGACCCCCAGGAACAGGTAAAACATTGCTTGCAAGAGCTGTTGCTGGCGAAGCAAATGTTCCATTTTTTTCAATGTCTGCTTCCAGTTTTATAGAGATGTTTGTTGGTGTCGGTGCTAGTCGTGTTAGAGATCTTTTTGAAAATGCAAAAAAAGAATCTCCTGCTATTGTCTTTATAGATGAGATTGATGCTATAGGAAAGAGTAGAAACTCAAGCCCTATGGGTGGAAATGATGAGAGAGAACAAACTTTAAATCAGCTTTTGTCTGAAATGGATGGTTTTGATGCTGATAAGGCTCCTGTTATAGTCATAGCTGCTACAAATAGACCAGAGGTTTTAGATGCTGCTTTACTTAGACCTGGTCGTTTTGATAGACAAGTTTTGGTAGACAAACCTGATTTTAAAGGCAGGATAGATATACTAAAAGTTCACATGAAAGATGTTAAAGTTTCAGATGATGTAAACTTAGAAGAGATCGGAAGATTAACAACTGGTTTGGCTGGAGCTGATTTACAAAATATAATAAATGAAGCAGCTTTACTTGCTGGTAGAAATTCAAAAAAAGTTGTAGAACAAAATGATCTTGTAGAGGCTGTTGAAAGATCAATAGCTGGATTAGAAAAAAAATCCCGCAGAGTAAATCCTAAAGAGAAAAAGATAGTAACTTATCATGAAAGTGGACATGCCTTGATAGCCGAAGTTACTAAAGGTGCTAAAAAAGTTAGCAAGGTTTCTGTTATACCTCGTGGTTTGGCAGCTCTAGGATATACGCTAAATACTCCAGAAGAAAATAAATTTATGATGCAAAAACATGAGCTTTTAGCTGAAGTTGATGTATTGCTTGCTGGTAGAGCGGCCGAAGAAATTTTTATAAAAGAGATTTCAACAGGCGCTAGCAATGATCTAGAAAGAGCAACAGATATATTAAAAGCTATGATTAGTATGTATGGTATGAGTGATGTTGCCGGACTTATGGTTCTTGAGAAACAAAGAAATAATTTTTTAGGTGGTCAAAGCATAAAAGATTATAGTGATAAGATGGCTGAAAAAGTTGATGAATTTGTAAAAAATATGCTTGATACTAGATACGCCGAAGTTTTACAAACACTCAAAACTTATAGCGGTGCGATAGAAGATATGGTAAAAGCACTATATGAAGAAGAAACAATTAGTGGTGAAAAAGTTAGAGAAATTATAGCAAATTATGAGGAAGTAAATAACATGCCTACTCGCTTAGATAATTCAAAAGATGATTTTTCTGATAACAAGGCTTAA